In Silene latifolia isolate original U9 population chromosome 3, ASM4854445v1, whole genome shotgun sequence, a single window of DNA contains:
- the LOC141646762 gene encoding uncharacterized protein LOC141646762, translating to MSICCGAECIALITFTRWIYKRCTHTGNDDSSSWPLTTSTSTPFSAVPRLSRLILAVYEPDLHNPIHPPPGGYDLNLNPNHLIKHVSYLETLGDEPPYLIYADHTSREIILAIRGLNLFKESDYKLLLDNRLGRQMFDGGYVHHGLLKSAISLLNKESETLKKLWIDTGSCYTMIFAGHSLGSGIAALLTILVVNHRDKLGGIPRNLVKCYSLAPARCMSLNLAVKYADVINSVILQDDFLPRTTTPLQDIFESIFCLPCLIFMICVRDTFVPEQRKLRDPRRLYAPGRMYHIVERKFCRCGRFPPEVRTAIPVDGRFEHIVLSCHATSDHGLIWIMREAEKALELIKAREGGGENGKGGGGGGGDGGGVTSPPRVQRIEKEHKEALERAVSLNVPHAVSAEAVEAAEAEEVAENEGGLKSSHNWNELVDKLLHEELTLKNGDVNDVQK from the coding sequence ATGTCAATCTGCTGCGGAGCAGAATGCATAGCACTCATAACCTTCACCCGCTGGATCTACAAACGTTGCACCCACACCGGCAACGACGACAGCTCATCCTGGCCGCTAACCACCTCAACCTCAACTCCATTCTCCGCCGTCCCGCGCCTCTCTCGTCTTATCCTCGCGGTCTACGAACCGGACCTCCATAACCCCATCCACCCTCCCCCAGGCGGATACGACCTCAACCTTAACCCGAACCATTTAATAAAACACGTGTCCTATCTCGAAACCCTAGGCGACGAACCTCCGTACCTAATTTACGCGGATCACACTAGTCGCGAAATCATCCTCGCGATTCGCGGACTCAATCTCTTCAAAGAATCCGATTACAAGCTCCTCCTCGATAATCGACTCGGTCGACAAATGTTCGACGGAGGTTACGTTCACCATGGACTTCTCAAATCCGCCATTTCTCTTCTCAATAAAGAATCCGAAACCTTGAAAAAACTCTGGATCGATACAGGAAGTTGTTACACTATGATTTTCGCAGGTCATTCACTCGGTTCCGGAATCGCGGCGTTATTAACGATTCTTGTCGTTAATCACCGCGATAAACTCGGCGGAATCCCGAGGAATTTAGTAAAATGTTACTCGCTCGCTCCTGCGCGATGTATGTCGTTGAATCTGGCGGTAAAATACGCGGATGTAATCAATTCGGTGATATTACAGGACGATTTTTTACCGCGAACAACGACGCCGTTACAAGATATTTTCGAGTCGATTTTTTGTTTACCGTGTTTGATTTTCATGATTTGTGTGCGCGATACGTTCGTTCCGGAACAACGAAAGCTTCGCGATCCGCGACGGTTATACGCTCCAGGAAGAATGTATCACATTGTAGAGCGGAAATTCTGCCGATGCGGTAGATTTCCGCCCGAGGTTCGGACCGCTATACCGGTCGACGGAAGGTTCGAGCATATTGTATTGTCGTGTCATGCCACGTCGGATCACGGTTTAATTTGGATAATGCGCGAGGCGGAGAAAGCGTTGGAGTTGATTAAAGCGAGGGAAGGCGGCGGAGAAAACGGAAaaggcggcggtggtggtggcggtgatgGAGGAGGTGTTACGAGTCCGCCTCGTGTTCAGAGGATTGAGAAGGAACATAAGGAGGCTTTGGAGAGGGCTGTTAGTCTTAATGTGCCTCATGCCGTATCGGCTGAGGCGGTCGAGGCGGCGGAGGCGGAGGAGGTGGCGGAAAATGAGGGTGGTTTGAAGAGTAGTCATAATTGGAATGAATTGGTTGATAAATTATTACATGAGGAGTTGACTTTGAAGAATGGAGATGTTAATGATGTGCAAAAATAA